Genomic window (Persephonella hydrogeniphila):
GGCAGTCTTGCCACAAAATTAGCACCTCCATTCAGTCTTGTTTTGCATTATTTTATAGCTGGAGTTGTCTTTAATTTTTTAAGTATAATTGCTCTGTTTTTATTCTGGAAAGGATTTTCTTCTCTGTTTTATTCTTTTGAGTATGCTGCTCTGGCACATCTCTTTCTTCTTGGATTTGTTATGATGATAATTTTTGGAGCTTTATACCAGCTGATACCTGTTGCCCTTGAGATACCTGTTTTCTCATTTAAAATAGGCTATCTTCAATTTTATCTGTATATATCTGGATTACTGATTTTCGTCTTTTCCTTTTATTTTAGTAATCTTTTTCGTATTTTACCTTTAGGAGCATCTTTAGTTTATCTGTCTGTATTACTATTTATTGTTAATTTTTATATGAGCTTGAGAAAGTTGGAAAAGTTCAGTATTACGGCAAAGTTCCTAACTGTAGCTGTCACTTCCCTTTTAATCGGCATAACCTTAGGTCTGTTTCTTGCTTTTAACTTTGTTTACAGTTTTTATGGAGGAGATATTATCAGATTTATTATTGCCCATGTTCTGTTTACTTTATTTGGATTTGTGCTTATGGTTGTTATGGGTGTTTCTATGGTTCTTCTTCCGATGTTTAGTTTGGCTCATAAGTTTAATGATATCTTTATCAATATAGCTTTTTATGTAATGGTGATATCAGTTTTTGGTGGAGGTATTCTTATACTATTTTTTAACAGCCCTGCTGTTTTTTATTCGGTTTTTGTACTTGCTTTTGCTGGTATGTTCCTTTATATCATTCAGGTTTTTGAGATTTATAGAAAAAGACCGAGAAAAACAAAAGATACAGGTATGAATACGATGTTTTTCAGTCATATCTTTCTCGGATTTTCCATTATTTCCGGACTTTTAACTCCCTTTACAGATAAAGGTTTTCTGCTGTTTGGGCTGATAATTACATTTGGATTTCTAAATTTTATTATTTATGGAAGCCTGTACAAAATTGTTCCATTTCTAACGTGGTTTCATAGATTTTCTTCTCTTGTAGGCAAGAAAAGAGTTCCAATGCTTGCAGATATGCTACCTCCTAAACTACCGGATATCCAGATAACAATATCTGTAATAGGTTTTGTATTGCTGTTTATTTCAGTAATCTTTGGAATGAAATATCTTTATATTCTTTCTGTTGTAACAATGCTTACAGGAGCAGCTTTGTTTTTATACCTCTTTTTCTATGTTCTTAATTTTAAAGGGGAGGAATAAGATGGCAGTAACAAAAGAAAAGGTTTATGAAGCACTCAGAAATGTGATAGACCCTGAAATAGGATTTAATATTGTTGATTTAGGACTTGTTTATGATGTTCAGATTGATAATGGGAATGTTAAAGTGAAAATGACCCTTTCTTCTCCTTCCTGTCCTCTTTCAGGAACTATTCTCAGCTGGGTAGAAAGTGCTATAAGACATATTGAAGGTGTAGAAAACGTAGATATAGAGCTTGTGTGGGATCCACCCTGGAATATAGAAATGGCAAGTGAAGAAGTTAAAAAAGCCCTGGGAATGATTTAACCATTAATTTTTTAAATACATCTATTTAATAAACTTATTGACCAAAATCAATGACTGATCCTGTTCAAATCACTAGTTTAATTACTGAGAAAATAAATATGAGATAGATCATGTTTAGAAAAAAAACAAAGGCACCAAAAAAAATAAGCTCAAGGAACTCATCAAGAAACAATCTTTTCTTTATATCCCGGGATAGACAAAATTACCGCCAGCTGGGTCTGTCTATCCCTGTAAATGGCGGAATAGAAGTAGCCCAGCCCTGAGAGGTTCTGAAAAAATAGAACCTCCAGGAGAGGAGTAGAACATGGAGGTAAAGGAAGAGAAAAAGCAAAGTACGGGATTTGAAATGTCCCGTAGGGACTTCCTGAAAACTACTGCTGCCGTTGCAGCTGCAGCAGCAGTCGGGATGGAAGTTCCAGAAGAAGCTCTTGCTGCAGCCTCAAATGCAGAGGCGGGATGGAGATGGGATAAAGCAGTTTGCCGTTTCTGTGGTACAGGTTGCGGTATTATGATCGCTGTTAAAGATGACCGTATTGTTGCGGTAAAAGGAGACCCTAAAGCTCCAGTTAACAAAGGTCTTAACTGTATCAAAGGTTACTTCACAGCAAAAATTATGTACGGTGCTGACCGTCTGACAAAACCTCTCCTCAGAATGAATGATAAAGGGGAGTTTGACAAAAACGGTAAATTCAGACCTGTAAGCTGGAAAAAAGCTTACGAAGTAATGGTTCAGAAGTTCAAAGAAGCTTACAATGAGCTGGGACCTGAAGGTGTAGCCATTTTCGGTTCTGGACAGTACACAATAATGGAAGGTTATGCTGCTGCAAAACTTATGAAAGCCGGTTTTAGATCAAACAATATTGACCCTAACGCAAGACACTGTATGGCATCTGCTGTTGTTGGATTTATACAGACTTATGGAATTGACGAGCCTCCGGGATGTTACGATGATATCGAGCTAACAGACACATTTATGGTCTGGGGCTCAAATATGGCAGAAATGCACCCTATTCTCTGGGCAAGGGTTACAGACAGAAAACTTTCTGACCCAGACAGAGTTAAAGTTGTAGTTCTTTCTACATTCAGGCACAGAACAATGGATCTTGCCGATATTGATATAGTTTTTAGACCAAATACTGACCTTGCTATGATGAACTACATCGCAAGAGAAATTGTGTATAACCATCCTGAAGCTATCGACTGGGATTTTGTGAACAAATACTGTGTATTTACTACAGGATATATTGATACCGGATATGGAATGAGAAATCCAAAACATGCAAGGGAACTGGGATACAGTGATAAAGAAATGCAGACTATAATGAAACAGGCAGTCAAAAAAGTATCTGCACTTGAAGCTCCTGCCCTCAGCATATATGGCTATAAAGAAGGCGATGTTATTAAAATGAAACATGCTAAACAGGCAGGTAAACACTGGATTATCTCATTTGAAGATTTCAAAAAGGCACTTGCTCCTTACACACTTGATTATGTAGCAAGAATAGCAAAAGGAGATCCTGATGAGCCATTAGAACAGTTTAAAGAGAAGCTGAAAAAAATGGCAGAACTTTACATAGAAAAAGGTAGAAAGGTTGTTACATTCTGGACAATGGGATTCAACCAGCACACAAGAGGTTCCTGGGTAAATGAACAGGCATATATGATTCATCACCTCCTTGGAAAACAGGCACAACCTGGAAATGGTGCGTTCTCAATAACAGGACAACCATCAGCATGTGGAACAGCAAGAGAAGTTGGTACATTCGCCCACAGACTGCCTGCTGATATGGTTGTATTTAATCCAAAACACAGAAAAGTTTCAGAAAAGATATGGGCTGTACCTCACGGAACTATAAATCCAAAAGTGGGCTCCCATATAGTCAAAATTATGAGAGATCTTGAAGACGGTAAGATCAAGTTTGCCTGGGTACAGGTATGTAACCCATGGCAGGATACTGCCAACGCAAACCACTGGATCAAAGCCGCAAGAAAAATGGACAACTTTATAGTTGTTTCTGATTCTTATCCAGGAATATCTGCTAAAGTTGCAGATCTCATTCTCCCAGCTGCCATGATTTATGAGAAGTGGGGAGCTTACGGAAACGCAGAAAGAAGATCACAGCACTGGAGACAGCAGGTAACACCTCCAGGAGAAGCTATGCCTGATATCTATCACATAGTTGAGTTCTCCAAGTTCTTCAAACTAAAAGAAGTATGGAAAGAATGGAAACTTTCTGACGGAACAGTACTTCCAAATGTTCTCGACAAAGCAAGAGAGATGGGATACAGCCCAGAAGATACACTTTATGATGTTCTATTCTCAGAAAAAGCATTCAAGAGAACAATACCTGATGTAGATCTAAGCTATCCACAACCTGTTGCCAAGAACCCTAACACAGGAGAGATACATCCAAACACATGTGCTGTTGGAGATAAGAGAAATGTTATCGGTGTAGATGGAAAACCATGGAAAGGATATGGTTTCTTTATAGAAAAAGCTCTCTGGGAAGAGTACAGACTGTTTGGAATGGGACACGGACATGATCTTGCTCCATTTGACTTGTATCACAAAGTAAGAGGTCTTAGATGGCCTGTTGTTGATGGTAAGGAAACACCATGGAGATTCAACGCAGATTACGACCCATACGCAAGAAAAGAGATAGAAGCTGGAAGAGCACCAAGGGATGGTAAGTTTGCATTCTATGGACCAGCTCTCAAAAAACTTCCAAGAGGAAATCTATTTGATGTAACAGATCCTAAAAAAGTCGATCTCACAAACAAAACAAAGATCTTCTTCAGACCATATATGGATCCACCAGAACCACCTGATAATGAGTATCCATTCTGGCTTGCTACAGGTAGGGTTCTTGAACACTGGCACTCAGGTACAATGACAATGAGAGTTCCAGAGCTCTACAGAGCTGTTCCTGAGGCTTACTGTTACATGAATCCTAAAGATGCAGAAAAATTAGGAGTAAAAGACAACGATCTTGTATGGGTAGAATCAAGACGTGGTAAAGTTAAAGCAAGGGTCAAAACCAGAGGAAGAAACAGACCTCCAAGAGGACTGGTGTTTATCCCATGGTTCGACGAAAGGGTTTATATCAATAAGGTTACTCTTGACGCTACATGTCCAATATCTAAACAAACAGATTACAAAAAATGTGCTGTTAAGATATACAAAGCATAAAGGTTAAGCGATGGAAAAGAAAAAGCCTGTGGACAAGGAAAGGCGGAAATTCTTTATCAAAATCCTCCAGGGGCTGGGAATGGCAGCCCTTGGAGGTTCTATATGGGGTGGATATGTTTCTGAAGCAAAGACAGATGAGGTAGTCCTAAGACCACCGGGAGCAGTTCCTGAGGATGAATTTATCAGGAAATGTATAAAATGTGGTATGTGTGTTGAGGCTTGCAAAAACAGAGAGAACAATCCAGACAGAACGAAACAGACGTCTACTTTGAGGCTTGCTGCACCGGGAGACCATAGACCTAAAGAAGAGGGGAAATACATATACCCTAAAAAAGTTGCCATTGGTACTCCTTACTTTGTTCCAAGGGAGATTCCATGTTATATGTGTGAAGACATCCCCTGTGTACCTCCTTGTCCTACAGGTGCTCTTGATCCAGAACTTGTATCCTCAGTTAAGAACGGTAAAAAAGTTCTTGATATTAATAAAGCAAGGATGGGAGTTGCTGTAGTTGATATAGAGCACTGTATCGCATACTGGGGACTTCAGTGTGATGCATGCTACAGAGCCTGTCCTCTTATTGATGAAGCAATTAAGCTTGAGCTGAGGAGAAATCCGAGAACAGGAAGACATGCTTTCTTACTGCCAGTTGTTTATCCAGATGTGTGTACTGGATGTGGTTTATGTGAGCGTGCATGTGTAACAGAAAAACCTGCTATTTTCGTTCTACCAAGAGAGCTTGCTCTTGGTAGAGTAGGTAAACATTACATAAAAGGATGGGAAAAGAAAGAAGAAGAAAGACTTAAAGGCTCCAAGGGTATCCAGAAAACGATAACTCCGAAAAGCGAGAAATCTCCGGAAGAATATCTGAATACAGAGGACTTGTTCAATGAGTAATA
Coding sequences:
- a CDS encoding metal-sulfur cluster assembly factor → MAVTKEKVYEALRNVIDPEIGFNIVDLGLVYDVQIDNGNVKVKMTLSSPSCPLSGTILSWVESAIRHIEGVENVDIELVWDPPWNIEMASEEVKKALGMI
- the napG gene encoding ferredoxin-type protein NapG, coding for MEKKKPVDKERRKFFIKILQGLGMAALGGSIWGGYVSEAKTDEVVLRPPGAVPEDEFIRKCIKCGMCVEACKNRENNPDRTKQTSTLRLAAPGDHRPKEEGKYIYPKKVAIGTPYFVPREIPCYMCEDIPCVPPCPTGALDPELVSSVKNGKKVLDINKARMGVAVVDIEHCIAYWGLQCDACYRACPLIDEAIKLELRRNPRTGRHAFLLPVVYPDVCTGCGLCERACVTEKPAIFVLPRELALGRVGKHYIKGWEKKEEERLKGSKGIQKTITPKSEKSPEEYLNTEDLFNE
- the napA gene encoding nitrate reductase catalytic subunit NapA; its protein translation is MSRRDFLKTTAAVAAAAAVGMEVPEEALAAASNAEAGWRWDKAVCRFCGTGCGIMIAVKDDRIVAVKGDPKAPVNKGLNCIKGYFTAKIMYGADRLTKPLLRMNDKGEFDKNGKFRPVSWKKAYEVMVQKFKEAYNELGPEGVAIFGSGQYTIMEGYAAAKLMKAGFRSNNIDPNARHCMASAVVGFIQTYGIDEPPGCYDDIELTDTFMVWGSNMAEMHPILWARVTDRKLSDPDRVKVVVLSTFRHRTMDLADIDIVFRPNTDLAMMNYIAREIVYNHPEAIDWDFVNKYCVFTTGYIDTGYGMRNPKHARELGYSDKEMQTIMKQAVKKVSALEAPALSIYGYKEGDVIKMKHAKQAGKHWIISFEDFKKALAPYTLDYVARIAKGDPDEPLEQFKEKLKKMAELYIEKGRKVVTFWTMGFNQHTRGSWVNEQAYMIHHLLGKQAQPGNGAFSITGQPSACGTAREVGTFAHRLPADMVVFNPKHRKVSEKIWAVPHGTINPKVGSHIVKIMRDLEDGKIKFAWVQVCNPWQDTANANHWIKAARKMDNFIVVSDSYPGISAKVADLILPAAMIYEKWGAYGNAERRSQHWRQQVTPPGEAMPDIYHIVEFSKFFKLKEVWKEWKLSDGTVLPNVLDKAREMGYSPEDTLYDVLFSEKAFKRTIPDVDLSYPQPVAKNPNTGEIHPNTCAVGDKRNVIGVDGKPWKGYGFFIEKALWEEYRLFGMGHGHDLAPFDLYHKVRGLRWPVVDGKETPWRFNADYDPYARKEIEAGRAPRDGKFAFYGPALKKLPRGNLFDVTDPKKVDLTNKTKIFFRPYMDPPEPPDNEYPFWLATGRVLEHWHSGTMTMRVPELYRAVPEAYCYMNPKDAEKLGVKDNDLVWVESRRGKVKARVKTRGRNRPPRGLVFIPWFDERVYINKVTLDATCPISKQTDYKKCAVKIYKA